One Tautonia rosea genomic region harbors:
- a CDS encoding DUF4058 family protein codes for MKSPFPGMAPYLEAFWSDIHPRLTIYASDAIQRGLPRDLRARIETQVYIEDLTRGNRRIKPDVVVVERPKAPERTLAAP; via the coding sequence ATGAAAAGCCCATTCCCCGGCATGGCCCCCTACCTCGAAGCCTTCTGGTCCGACATCCATCCCCGCCTGACAATCTACGCCAGCGACGCAATCCAGCGAGGTCTCCCGAGGGACTTGCGGGCCCGCATCGAAACACAGGTCTACATTGAGGACCTTACCAGAGGCAATCGCCGGATCAAGCCCGACGTCGTCGTCGTGGAACGGCCAAAGGCTCCTGAACGCACCCTCGCCGCTCCGTGA
- a CDS encoding DUF4058 family protein, producing MRTLPEAIAGSSPTSSSWNGQRLLNAPSPLREDGGVAIAEPIVVHMPEIEQKLRFIQILDIGNGGRVVTSIEFLSLANKVSGRGQELHLRKQAQLMDAGVNLVKIDLLRDGDRVMILRPEHIPPHARTTYQIVCWRAHHRKSFEVFRAPRRQPLPIIPIPLREHDPDVPLDLQALIDQVYENAEYDDIDYRADPVPSLSGEDASWADGLLRGRGLR from the coding sequence TTGAGGACCTTACCAGAGGCAATCGCCGGATCAAGCCCGACGTCGTCGTCGTGGAACGGCCAAAGGCTCCTGAACGCACCCTCGCCGCTCCGTGAAGATGGAGGGGTCGCGATTGCAGAGCCAATCGTCGTCCACATGCCGGAGATCGAACAGAAACTGCGATTCATTCAGATCCTCGACATCGGGAACGGAGGCCGGGTCGTGACGTCGATCGAATTCCTGAGCCTTGCCAATAAGGTCTCGGGACGAGGACAAGAACTTCATCTTCGCAAGCAGGCGCAACTCATGGATGCAGGCGTAAACCTCGTGAAAATCGACCTGCTCCGCGATGGCGATCGCGTCATGATCCTCAGGCCTGAGCACATCCCACCCCACGCCCGCACGACCTACCAGATCGTCTGCTGGAGGGCCCACCACCGGAAATCCTTCGAGGTCTTCCGGGCCCCCCGCCGCCAGCCACTTCCAATAATCCCCATCCCCCTCCGCGAACACGATCCTGACGTCCCGCTCGACCTCCAGGCCCTCATCGATCAGGTCTACGAGAACGCTGAGTACGACGACATCGACTACCGCGCCGACCCCGTTCCCTCCCTCTCCGGCGAAGACGCCTCCTGGGCCGACGGCCTGCTCCGCGGCCGAGGGCTCCGCTAG
- a CDS encoding class I SAM-dependent methyltransferase yields the protein MANVLESSRPSSTTRPSAVHPHNVPASQPLRWDHDAEIQAIRTLWNRQKREDTISGVLGTDFAYTAAHIEQDIPLRRRLRVLDQITPHLHGRVFEWGCQHAIDSCVYRLRLGDTLELHGADLYPPGPFHVLHQFSGLQYRQLEHPVFMPYPDGFFDVITSNGVLEHVADDATSLHEVARILRPGGTFVITCLPHRFSYTEALQRTLKHNAHDRLYTIASTTTILQAAGFHVVDAGFAFVLPTMLYGFPRWLQTAFNRLDRPLYRLNALLEQVWPLKLLASNLWLVARKPPLA from the coding sequence ATGGCCAATGTCCTGGAGTCGTCTCGCCCTTCCTCCACCACCCGCCCCTCGGCCGTTCACCCGCACAATGTCCCCGCCTCCCAGCCCCTCCGTTGGGATCACGACGCCGAGATCCAGGCAATCCGCACCCTTTGGAACCGTCAGAAACGTGAGGACACCATCTCCGGCGTCCTTGGCACCGACTTCGCCTACACCGCCGCCCACATCGAGCAGGACATCCCCCTCCGCCGCCGCCTCCGCGTCCTCGACCAGATCACCCCGCACCTGCACGGCCGGGTCTTCGAGTGGGGCTGCCAGCACGCGATCGACTCCTGCGTCTACCGCCTCCGCCTCGGCGACACCCTGGAGCTGCACGGCGCCGACCTTTACCCGCCCGGCCCCTTCCACGTCCTCCACCAGTTCAGCGGCTTGCAGTACCGGCAACTCGAACACCCCGTCTTCATGCCCTATCCCGACGGCTTCTTCGACGTGATCACCTCCAACGGCGTTCTCGAACACGTCGCCGATGACGCCACCTCCCTCCACGAGGTCGCCCGCATTCTCCGGCCCGGTGGCACCTTCGTCATCACCTGCCTGCCGCACCGCTTCAGCTACACCGAGGCCCTTCAGCGCACCCTGAAACACAACGCCCACGACCGCCTCTACACGATCGCATCCACCACCACCATCCTCCAGGCCGCCGGCTTCCATGTCGTCGATGCCGGTTTCGCCTTCGTCCTGCCGACGATGCTCTACGGCTTCCCCCGCTGGCTCCAGACCGCCTTCAACCGCCTCGACCGACCCCTCTACCGACTCAACGCCCTTCTCGAACAGGTTTGGCCCCTGAAGCTCCTCGCCAGCAACCTCTGGCTCGTCGCCCGCAAGCCGCCCCTCGCCTAA
- the aroF gene encoding 3-deoxy-7-phosphoheptulonate synthase, giving the protein MIIVLKPQPTPDQIQHVLERIEELGFQPHLSQGVSRTIIGVIGDERKLEATPLQAIDGVEQVIPVLKPFKLASREFRPEPTVIEVKGVRIGGGHLGIIAGPCAIECEESLFGIAEAVRNAGANILRGGAFKPRTSPYSFQGMGEDGLKLLKAAGERFSMPTITEVMDPRQLDLVCEYADMLQIGARNMQNFDLLKEVGRTDKPVMLKRGMSATVKDLLMSAEYIMSQGNHKVILCERGVRSFEDSTRNMMDLSAIPNAQGQSHLPIIADPSHATGRPDLIPAMARASVAAGADGVHIEVHTCPEKALSDGPQALLPDQFAALVDDLRRLADVLGRTVDSCESLTV; this is encoded by the coding sequence ATGATCATTGTCTTGAAGCCGCAACCCACCCCCGACCAGATTCAGCACGTCCTGGAGCGGATCGAAGAACTCGGATTTCAGCCCCATCTGAGCCAGGGGGTCTCTCGAACGATCATCGGCGTCATCGGTGACGAGCGGAAGCTCGAAGCCACCCCCTTGCAGGCGATCGACGGCGTGGAACAGGTCATCCCCGTCCTCAAGCCGTTCAAACTCGCCAGCCGCGAGTTCCGCCCCGAGCCAACGGTCATCGAGGTCAAGGGGGTCCGCATCGGCGGCGGCCATCTGGGAATCATCGCCGGCCCGTGTGCCATCGAGTGTGAGGAATCGCTGTTTGGCATTGCCGAGGCTGTCCGCAACGCCGGAGCCAACATCCTCCGCGGCGGCGCCTTCAAGCCCCGCACCAGCCCCTACAGCTTCCAGGGGATGGGCGAAGACGGCCTGAAGCTCCTCAAGGCTGCCGGCGAGCGCTTCAGCATGCCCACCATCACCGAGGTCATGGACCCCCGCCAGCTCGACCTCGTCTGCGAATACGCCGACATGCTTCAGATCGGCGCCCGCAACATGCAGAACTTCGACCTGCTCAAGGAGGTCGGCCGCACCGACAAGCCGGTCATGCTCAAGCGAGGCATGAGCGCCACCGTCAAGGACCTGCTCATGTCGGCCGAGTACATCATGTCGCAAGGGAACCACAAGGTCATCCTCTGCGAGCGCGGCGTCCGCAGCTTCGAAGACTCAACCCGCAACATGATGGACCTCTCGGCCATCCCCAACGCCCAGGGGCAGAGCCACCTGCCAATCATCGCCGACCCGAGCCACGCCACCGGCCGGCCCGACCTCATCCCGGCGATGGCCCGCGCCTCGGTCGCCGCCGGAGCAGACGGCGTCCACATCGAGGTCCACACCTGCCCCGAGAAGGCTCTCTCCGACGGCCCTCAGGCCCTCTTGCCCGACCAGTTCGCCGCCCTCGTCGACGACCTCCGACGCCTGGCCGACGTCCTCGGCCGCACCGTCGACTCGTGCGAGAGCCTGACCGTCTGA